From Hyla sarda isolate aHylSar1 unplaced genomic scaffold, aHylSar1.hap1 scaffold_552, whole genome shotgun sequence, the proteins below share one genomic window:
- the LOC130339777 gene encoding histone H1B-like: MAETAPAAAPPADPAAKSKKQPKKSAAGGAKKSHKPSGPSVSELLVKAVSASKERSGVSLAALKKALAAGGYDVDKNNSRLKLAIKGLVTKGTLLQVKGSGASGSFKINKNQLETKDKAAKKPAAAKKATKSPKKPKKAPSAAKKSAAAKSPKKAKKPAAAKSPKKAKKPAAAKSPKKPKAAPKKVAKSPAKKAAKPKAAKSPAKKVTKAKKSAAKK, encoded by the coding sequence ATGGCAGAAACCGCACCAGCCGCCGCTCCTCCCGCCGATCCGGCCGCAAAGTCCAAGAAGCAGCCGAAGAAATCAGCCGCAGGGGGCGCTAAGAAAAGCCACAAACCCTCCGGTCCCAGCGTGTCCGAGCTGCTCGTTAAAGCCGTGTCCGCCTCTAAGGAGCGCAGTGGGGTGTCTCTGGCCGCCCTGAAGAAGGCTCTGGCTGCCGGAGGATACGATGTAGACAAGAACAACAGCCGCCTGAAGCTGGCCATCAAGGGGCTGGTGACCAAGGGAACCCTGCTCCAGGTGAAAGGCAGCGGCGCCTCCGGATCCTTCAAGATCAACAAGAACCAGCTGGAGACTAAGGACAAGGCGGCCAAGAAACCTGCAGCAGCTAAGAAAGCGACCAAATCCCCTAAGAAGCCAAAGAAGGCTCCGAGCGCGGCCAAGAAGTCTGCAGCGGCCAAGAGTCCGAAGAAAGCCAAGAAGCCTGCAGCGGCCAAGAGTCCGAAGAAAGCCAAGAAGCCTGCAGCGGCCAAGAGCCCCAAAAAGCCGAAGGCTGCTCCCAAGAAGGTGGCCAAGAGCCCGGCTAAGAAGGCGGCCAAACCCAAAGCTGCCAAGAGCCCGGCTAAGAAGGTGACTAAAGCCAAGAAGAGCGCGGCTAAGAAATAA